One stretch of Caldinitratiruptor microaerophilus DNA includes these proteins:
- a CDS encoding YifB family Mg chelatase-like AAA ATPase: MVARVVSFALRGVDAYPVLVEVDVQNGLPSFDVVGLPDPAVREARERVRAAIRNVGCEFPLRRITVNLAPADLRKAGPGFDLPLALAVLAATGQLGEKGSGVLPGLGVTGELSLDGQVRPVPGALAAAEAARACGLRALLVPAPDAAEAALAGGPPVFPAPDLSAVLRWLRHGGPDAPPGAEAVLRPVTAAGPCPDDPPAVEDLGDVQGQEAGKRALEIAAAGGHNLLLVGPPGAGKSMLARRLPGILPPLSREEALEVTRIYSAAGLVPAPARLMTRPPYRAPHHSASRAALVGSLHRPGELTLAHRGVLFLDELPEFPRDALEALRQPLEEGRITIARTGGSVTYPADVMLVAAANPSPCGQFPGAGCTCAPAQVERYLSRLSGPLVDRFDLQVRVARVSYRELTGAAGRSPARQSERVRARVEEARERQRRRLAGHGCTCNARIPPRLLRHLCRLPPEAEQLLARAFDSLGLTLRGHDRVLRVARTIADLEGSRDIRTEHLAEALQYRFPLPAEAAGARP, from the coding sequence GTGGTCGCCCGGGTGGTCAGTTTTGCGCTGCGCGGGGTCGACGCGTACCCGGTGCTCGTGGAGGTCGACGTGCAGAATGGCCTCCCCTCGTTCGACGTGGTGGGCCTGCCCGACCCGGCCGTGCGGGAAGCCCGGGAACGGGTACGGGCGGCGATCCGCAACGTCGGGTGTGAGTTCCCGCTGCGCCGAATCACGGTGAACCTGGCACCGGCCGACTTGCGGAAGGCCGGCCCCGGGTTCGACCTGCCGCTGGCCCTGGCGGTGCTCGCGGCCACCGGTCAGCTCGGCGAGAAGGGGAGCGGCGTGTTGCCGGGCCTGGGGGTGACCGGCGAGCTGTCCCTCGACGGCCAGGTGCGGCCCGTGCCGGGGGCGCTGGCGGCCGCGGAGGCGGCGCGGGCGTGCGGGCTGCGGGCGCTCCTGGTGCCGGCCCCCGACGCCGCGGAAGCCGCCCTGGCGGGCGGGCCGCCGGTCTTCCCCGCCCCGGACCTGAGCGCCGTGCTCCGGTGGCTCCGTCATGGCGGTCCCGATGCGCCCCCGGGTGCCGAGGCGGTTCTCCGCCCCGTCACCGCCGCAGGGCCGTGCCCGGACGACCCGCCCGCGGTGGAGGACCTCGGCGACGTGCAGGGACAGGAAGCCGGCAAGCGAGCCCTCGAGATCGCCGCGGCGGGGGGTCACAACCTCCTCCTCGTGGGCCCGCCCGGCGCCGGGAAAAGCATGCTGGCCCGGCGCCTGCCGGGGATCCTCCCACCCCTCTCGCGCGAGGAGGCCCTGGAGGTCACGCGCATCTACAGCGCGGCCGGGCTGGTGCCGGCCCCCGCCCGCCTCATGACCCGGCCCCCGTACCGGGCGCCGCACCACAGCGCCAGCCGCGCCGCACTGGTGGGGAGTCTTCACCGGCCCGGGGAGCTGACGCTGGCGCACCGGGGGGTGCTCTTTCTGGACGAGCTACCCGAGTTCCCCCGTGACGCCCTGGAGGCCCTGCGCCAGCCCCTGGAGGAAGGGCGGATCACGATCGCCCGTACCGGCGGTTCGGTGACGTATCCGGCCGACGTGATGCTGGTGGCCGCCGCCAACCCGTCCCCCTGCGGGCAATTCCCCGGGGCCGGGTGCACTTGCGCCCCCGCCCAGGTGGAGCGCTACCTGAGCCGTCTGTCCGGTCCCCTGGTCGACCGCTTCGACCTGCAGGTCCGGGTGGCCCGGGTCTCCTACCGGGAACTGACCGGTGCGGCCGGCCGGAGCCCGGCGCGGCAGTCCGAGCGAGTCCGGGCCCGGGTGGAGGAGGCGCGGGAACGCCAGCGCCGGCGGCTGGCCGGTCACGGCTGCACCTGCAACGCCCGCATCCCCCCGCGGCTGCTGCGCCACCTGTGCCGCCTGCCGCCGGAGGCCGAGCAGCTGCTGGCGCGGGCCTTCGACTCCCTCGGGCTCACGCTCCGGGGCCACGACCGGGTGCTGCGGGTGGCGCGCACGATCGCCGACCTGGAAGGCAGCCGGGACATCCGCACCGAGCACCTGGCCGAGGCGCTGCAGTACCGTTTCCCCCTTCCGGCCGAGGCCGCCGGCGCCCGTCCCTAG
- the trmFO gene encoding methylenetetrahydrofolate--tRNA-(uracil(54)-C(5))-methyltransferase (FADH(2)-oxidizing) TrmFO, giving the protein MITVIGAGLAGSEAAWQAARRGVRVHLYEMRPVRSTAVHRTDRFAELVCSNSLRGAALENAAGLLKEELRRLGSLIMAAADANAVPAGGALAVDREGFSAAVTRALEEHPLVTIHREEVRQIPPEGIVVIATGPLTSDALAEDIRRFTGEEYLSFYDAASPIVTVESLDMTKLYRASRYGKGEGTEYLNAPMTREEYEAFWSELVRAEVATPHNPEDRNVCFFEGCLPVEELARRGPDTLRFGPMKPVGLPDPRTGREPYAVVQLRQDNAAATLYNLVGFQTGLRWGEQQRIFRMIPGLERAEFVRFGVMHRNTFIKSPRVLLPTLQTRRRPTLFFAGQMTGVEGYVESAAGGLVAGVNAARLALGQDPVVFPPETAVGALARYITEADPENFQPMNIAFGLLPPVPGSGGKRERHRRAAEAALRALEAFLPVIEPEPAGVGQEMTVSEATTARKNET; this is encoded by the coding sequence GTGATCACGGTGATCGGCGCCGGCCTGGCGGGCAGCGAAGCGGCCTGGCAGGCGGCCCGCCGGGGCGTCCGGGTGCACCTGTACGAGATGCGCCCGGTCCGGAGCACGGCCGTGCACCGCACAGATCGCTTCGCGGAGCTCGTGTGCTCGAACTCCCTGCGGGGAGCAGCGCTGGAGAACGCGGCCGGGCTCCTCAAGGAGGAGCTGCGCCGGCTCGGCTCCCTCATCATGGCGGCCGCCGACGCGAACGCGGTACCCGCCGGCGGGGCTCTCGCCGTCGACCGCGAGGGCTTCTCCGCGGCGGTCACCCGCGCCCTGGAGGAGCACCCGCTGGTGACCATCCACCGGGAGGAGGTCCGGCAGATCCCGCCCGAGGGGATCGTGGTGATCGCGACCGGCCCGCTCACTTCCGATGCGCTGGCCGAGGACATCCGCCGGTTCACGGGGGAGGAGTACCTGTCGTTTTACGACGCGGCCTCGCCCATCGTGACGGTGGAGTCCCTGGACATGACGAAGCTGTACAGGGCCTCGCGCTACGGGAAGGGCGAGGGCACCGAGTACCTCAACGCGCCGATGACCCGGGAGGAGTACGAGGCGTTCTGGTCCGAGCTGGTGCGGGCGGAGGTGGCCACGCCCCACAATCCGGAGGACCGCAACGTGTGCTTCTTCGAGGGGTGCCTGCCCGTCGAGGAGCTGGCGCGCCGGGGGCCCGACACCCTCCGCTTCGGCCCGATGAAGCCGGTCGGCCTGCCCGACCCCCGGACCGGGCGGGAGCCGTACGCCGTCGTGCAGCTGCGGCAGGACAACGCTGCGGCCACGCTGTACAACCTGGTCGGCTTCCAGACGGGGCTGCGCTGGGGCGAGCAGCAGCGCATCTTCCGGATGATCCCGGGGCTGGAGCGGGCAGAGTTCGTGCGCTTCGGCGTGATGCACCGGAACACGTTCATCAAGTCGCCGCGCGTCCTGCTGCCGACCCTCCAGACCCGCAGGCGCCCCACCCTCTTCTTCGCCGGGCAGATGACCGGCGTGGAGGGCTACGTCGAGTCGGCGGCGGGTGGCCTCGTGGCCGGGGTGAACGCCGCCCGCCTCGCCCTCGGTCAGGATCCGGTCGTGTTCCCGCCCGAGACGGCCGTCGGAGCCCTGGCGCGCTACATCACGGAGGCGGACCCGGAGAACTTCCAGCCGATGAACATCGCCTTCGGCCTGCTTCCGCCGGTCCCTGGCTCCGGGGGCAAGCGGGAGCGTCACCGTCGTGCCGCCGAGGCCGCGCTGCGCGCCCTGGAGGCCTTCTTGCCGGTGATCGAGCCGGAGCCGGCCGGCGTAGGACAGGAAATGACCGTTTCGGAGGCCACCACGGCGCGAAAAAACGAGACCTGA
- the topA gene encoding type I DNA topoisomerase, protein MGRSLVIVESPAKAKTIEKFLGRQYQVRASMGHVRDLPRSQLGVDIEHGFSPKYITIRGKGETLKELREQARKADRVLLATDPDREGEAISWHLTQVLGLDSESPCRIEFYEITRDAVQKALKSPRPIDRNRVEAQQARRILDRLVGYKLSPLLWKKVRRGLSAGRVQSVAVRLICDREAEIRAFTPVEYWTVDALLAPGPEEAPFRARYHGKGDEKAELKSEAEARAVVLAVQAGPWKVEAVRRQKRRRSPALPFTTSTMQQEASRRLGFTVRRTMAVAQQLYEGLDLGEIGHVGLVTYIRTDATRIAEEARLAAREFIVATWGEEYAGGEERREEKERPGVQGAHEAIRPTNVTLTPDTVRPYLTPDQYKLYRLIWERFVASQMAPAVLDTVSADIRVGEHLFRASGSAVRFPGFLAVYAEAEDEERPAAEEGHLPDLSEGQVLELRKLIPEQHFTSPPPRYTEAALVKALEERGIGRPSTYAPIIETIQARGYVVKEDKRFVPTELGERVVELLKEYFPEIIDVEFTAHMEAELDRIEEGQEHWQELLTRFYGPFEATLREAEEKIGGFELQDEETDETCPRCGRRLVIKYGRFGRFMACPGFPECKFTKPILEETGVTCPACGQGVLVERRSRKGRRFYGCSRYPECDFVVWQRPVPGRYCPECGGILVERRTREEGLVHACIREECGFREPAPELEEIPS, encoded by the coding sequence GTGGGCAGGTCACTTGTCATCGTCGAGTCGCCCGCCAAGGCGAAGACCATCGAGAAGTTCCTGGGGCGCCAGTACCAGGTCCGCGCCTCCATGGGCCACGTGCGGGATCTGCCCCGTTCCCAGCTGGGCGTGGACATCGAGCACGGCTTCTCGCCCAAGTACATCACCATCCGGGGCAAGGGCGAGACGCTGAAGGAGCTGAGGGAGCAGGCCCGCAAGGCGGATCGGGTCCTGCTGGCCACCGACCCCGACCGCGAGGGGGAGGCGATCTCCTGGCACCTGACCCAGGTCCTGGGCCTGGACAGCGAGAGCCCCTGCCGGATCGAGTTCTACGAGATCACCCGCGATGCCGTGCAGAAGGCGCTCAAGTCGCCCCGCCCGATCGACCGGAACCGGGTGGAGGCGCAGCAGGCCCGGCGCATCCTGGACCGCCTGGTGGGCTACAAGCTGAGCCCGCTCCTCTGGAAGAAAGTCCGGCGGGGCCTTTCGGCCGGGCGGGTGCAGTCGGTGGCGGTGCGCCTGATCTGCGACCGGGAGGCGGAGATCCGGGCCTTCACACCGGTGGAGTACTGGACGGTCGACGCGCTGCTGGCGCCAGGACCCGAGGAGGCGCCCTTCCGTGCCCGGTACCACGGGAAAGGCGACGAGAAAGCGGAACTCAAGAGCGAGGCGGAGGCCCGGGCCGTGGTCCTCGCCGTACAGGCCGGCCCGTGGAAGGTCGAGGCCGTACGCCGCCAGAAGCGCCGCCGTTCCCCGGCCCTTCCCTTCACGACCTCGACGATGCAGCAGGAGGCCTCCCGCCGGCTCGGGTTCACGGTCCGGCGGACGATGGCCGTGGCGCAGCAGCTTTACGAGGGTCTCGATCTCGGCGAGATCGGGCACGTGGGTCTGGTCACCTACATCCGCACCGACGCCACCCGCATCGCCGAGGAGGCCCGTCTCGCCGCCCGGGAGTTCATCGTGGCCACGTGGGGAGAGGAGTACGCCGGCGGCGAGGAGCGCCGGGAGGAGAAGGAGCGGCCGGGCGTGCAGGGGGCGCACGAGGCGATCCGGCCCACGAACGTGACCCTCACGCCGGACACGGTCCGCCCGTACCTCACGCCGGACCAGTACAAGCTGTACCGGCTGATCTGGGAGCGGTTCGTCGCCTCGCAGATGGCGCCCGCCGTGCTCGACACGGTGAGCGCCGACATCCGGGTGGGGGAGCACCTGTTCCGGGCCAGCGGGTCGGCGGTGCGCTTCCCGGGCTTCCTCGCCGTCTACGCGGAGGCCGAGGACGAGGAGCGCCCGGCGGCGGAGGAGGGGCACCTGCCCGACCTCAGCGAGGGCCAGGTGCTCGAGCTCCGGAAGCTGATCCCCGAGCAGCACTTCACGTCGCCGCCGCCCCGGTACACGGAGGCCGCGCTGGTCAAGGCCCTGGAGGAGCGGGGCATCGGCCGGCCGTCGACCTACGCGCCGATCATCGAGACCATCCAGGCCCGGGGGTACGTGGTGAAGGAGGACAAGCGCTTCGTGCCCACCGAGCTCGGCGAGAGGGTGGTCGAGCTCCTCAAGGAGTACTTCCCGGAGATCATCGACGTGGAGTTCACGGCGCACATGGAGGCGGAGCTCGACCGGATCGAGGAGGGCCAGGAGCACTGGCAGGAGCTCCTGACGCGGTTCTACGGGCCGTTCGAGGCCACCCTCCGGGAGGCCGAGGAGAAGATCGGCGGCTTCGAGCTTCAGGACGAGGAGACGGACGAAACCTGCCCGCGCTGCGGGCGCAGGCTCGTGATCAAGTACGGGCGCTTCGGCCGGTTCATGGCCTGCCCCGGGTTCCCCGAGTGCAAGTTCACCAAGCCGATCCTGGAGGAGACCGGCGTGACGTGCCCCGCCTGCGGGCAAGGGGTGCTGGTGGAGCGCCGGAGCCGGAAGGGGCGCCGGTTCTACGGTTGCTCCCGGTACCCGGAGTGCGACTTCGTGGTGTGGCAGCGGCCCGTGCCGGGACGGTACTGCCCGGAGTGCGGCGGCATCCTCGTCGAGCGTCGCACCCGGGAGGAGGGCCTGGTTCACGCCTGCATCCGGGAGGAGTGCGGGTTCCGGGAGCCCGCGCCGGAGCTGGAGGAGATCCCGTCGTGA
- the hslV gene encoding ATP-dependent protease subunit HslV — MFSGTTIVAVRRDGRGAMAGDGQVTMGQNTIVKHTARKVRRIYGGQVLAGFAGAVADALTLFEKFEARLEEARGHLPRAAVAVAREWRTDRILRQLEAILIVMDAHHLLLVSGSGEVLEPDDGIASAGSGAAYALAAARALVRHSGLSAREIAEESLRIAASICVYTNDQVTVEEVGPA; from the coding sequence GTGTTTTCGGGCACCACCATCGTGGCCGTGCGCCGTGACGGCCGTGGCGCCATGGCGGGAGACGGCCAGGTGACGATGGGGCAGAACACGATCGTCAAGCACACGGCCCGAAAGGTGCGTCGCATCTACGGAGGTCAGGTCCTCGCCGGGTTCGCCGGGGCCGTGGCGGATGCCCTCACCCTGTTCGAGAAGTTCGAGGCCCGGCTGGAGGAGGCACGAGGGCACCTACCCCGCGCCGCCGTGGCCGTGGCCAGGGAGTGGCGGACCGACCGGATCCTGCGTCAGCTGGAGGCGATCCTGATCGTCATGGACGCCCACCACCTGCTGCTGGTTTCGGGCAGCGGCGAGGTGCTGGAGCCTGATGACGGGATCGCGTCGGCCGGGTCCGGCGCCGCCTACGCGCTGGCCGCCGCGCGGGCGCTCGTGCGGCACTCCGGGCTCAGCGCCCGGGAGATCGCCGAGGAGTCGCTCCGCATCGCCGCCTCCATCTGCGTGTACACCAACGATCAGGTGACGGTGGAGGAGGTCGGCCCCGCTTGA
- the dprA gene encoding DNA-processing protein DprA, with the protein MDRSAHWVALASLLGRAELRSLLRAVPDGEEAFRLVARRIPPEQRERALAAAQAGVRRVAGMGGRIVLSTDPEYPESLRRIDDPPPLLYCAGPLPLGSSPAVAVVGTRHPSSYGLQVARRMGADLASVGVTVVSGLAMGVDSAAHRGALEAGGPTVAVLGTGLDVPYPRSSERLYREIRERGLLVSEFPPGAPALPWNFPQRNRIISGLSAGVVVVEAGERSGTEWTVRWAQKQGKEVLAVPGPVTSRLSVGPHRLLLEGAPMVTCAGDVLQALGLIDVRRAGRQEPAPASGRNPPASAPAPPPEAGLARDEARVLRAVGTGSLDPDGLSEASGLPVERVLAALGLLELKGLVRRCPDGTFHRVEPAGRG; encoded by the coding sequence GTGGATCGCTCCGCCCACTGGGTGGCGCTGGCGAGCCTCCTCGGCCGGGCCGAGCTGCGCAGCCTCCTGCGCGCGGTCCCGGACGGGGAGGAGGCCTTCCGGCTCGTCGCCCGGCGAATCCCGCCGGAGCAGCGGGAGCGGGCCCTGGCAGCCGCGCAGGCCGGGGTGCGCCGGGTGGCCGGCATGGGCGGCCGCATCGTGCTCTCCACCGACCCCGAGTACCCCGAGTCGCTGCGCCGGATCGACGACCCGCCACCCCTTCTCTACTGCGCCGGACCGCTGCCGCTCGGCTCGTCGCCGGCGGTGGCCGTGGTGGGGACCCGCCACCCCTCGTCGTACGGGCTCCAGGTGGCGCGGCGCATGGGCGCGGACCTGGCCTCGGTGGGGGTGACGGTGGTGAGCGGCCTGGCGATGGGGGTGGACAGCGCGGCGCACCGGGGGGCGCTGGAGGCCGGCGGGCCAACCGTGGCGGTGCTGGGCACCGGGCTGGACGTGCCCTACCCGCGCAGCTCGGAGCGCCTGTACCGGGAGATCCGCGAGCGGGGCCTGCTGGTCTCCGAGTTCCCGCCCGGGGCGCCGGCGCTTCCGTGGAACTTCCCCCAGCGCAACCGCATCATCAGCGGGCTGTCGGCCGGGGTGGTCGTGGTCGAGGCGGGCGAGAGGTCAGGCACCGAGTGGACGGTCCGGTGGGCCCAGAAACAGGGCAAGGAGGTCCTCGCCGTGCCCGGGCCCGTGACCAGCCGGCTGAGCGTAGGGCCCCACCGTCTGCTGCTGGAGGGCGCGCCCATGGTCACCTGTGCCGGCGACGTGCTCCAGGCCCTGGGGCTGATCGACGTGAGGCGGGCCGGCCGGCAGGAGCCGGCCCCGGCCTCCGGGCGGAACCCGCCGGCGAGCGCGCCCGCGCCGCCCCCCGAAGCCGGGCTGGCGCGCGACGAGGCCCGGGTGCTCCGGGCCGTGGGAACCGGATCGCTGGATCCCGACGGCCTCAGCGAGGCGTCCGGGCTCCCGGTGGAGCGGGTCCTGGCCGCCCTGGGGCTTCTCGAGCTGAAAGGTCTGGTCCGGCGCTGCCCGGACGGTACGTTTCATAGGGTGGAGCCGGCCGGCCGAGGATAA
- the trxA gene encoding thioredoxin, with translation MANILTLDRANWQKEVVESPTPVLIDFWAAWCSPCRMIAPIVEELAGEYDGQLRVGKLNVDENPQVAAQYGVMSIPTLLLFKNGAPVERIVGFMPKKELKRRIDAAL, from the coding sequence TTGGCGAACATCCTCACGCTGGATCGCGCGAACTGGCAGAAGGAGGTCGTGGAGTCCCCCACGCCCGTTCTAATTGACTTCTGGGCGGCCTGGTGCTCGCCGTGCCGGATGATCGCCCCCATCGTGGAAGAGCTCGCCGGCGAGTACGACGGCCAGCTGCGGGTCGGCAAGCTGAACGTGGACGAGAACCCGCAGGTCGCCGCACAGTACGGGGTCATGAGCATCCCGACGCTCCTCCTGTTCAAGAACGGGGCGCCGGTGGAGCGGATCGTCGGGTTCATGCCCAAGAAGGAGCTCAAGCGCCGCATCGACGCCGCCCTGTGA
- a CDS encoding alpha/beta fold hydrolase: MRRLVARSGTAWVGAFVPAAGEFVHYVETGPAGGLPVVLLHGFGAWSFTWRLNLEALGRAGLRALAPDLRGFGLTTKPPAGGYSLWDQARLVLAWMDALGIRQAVLGGNSLGGEISLRIALLAPERVLGLLLVSSAGYVPMWMPTLARWAVRYPALATPLARLVWANGRFIGSVLRAAYHNPARLTAQDVAGYALPARTPGAARGLLGMLPEMDPGAAAGQFASIRKPALLVWGLHDPWTPLDHGQRLARDLGGAPLEVFRDAGHLPHEEQADRFNDLAVRWLRGLAAGLTP; the protein is encoded by the coding sequence ATGCGCCGGCTGGTCGCCCGCTCGGGCACCGCATGGGTGGGCGCGTTCGTCCCGGCAGCAGGGGAGTTCGTGCACTACGTGGAGACCGGCCCGGCCGGAGGCCTGCCCGTGGTCCTCCTCCACGGCTTCGGGGCGTGGTCCTTCACGTGGCGCCTGAACCTGGAGGCGCTGGGGCGGGCCGGCCTGCGGGCCCTGGCCCCGGACCTGCGTGGGTTCGGGCTCACGACCAAGCCGCCGGCCGGAGGGTACTCGCTCTGGGACCAGGCCCGCCTCGTGCTCGCCTGGATGGACGCCCTCGGCATTCGGCAGGCGGTCCTGGGCGGCAACTCGCTGGGCGGCGAGATCAGCCTTCGCATCGCCCTCCTGGCCCCGGAGCGGGTGCTCGGCCTGCTGCTGGTCTCCAGCGCCGGGTACGTACCGATGTGGATGCCCACGCTGGCGCGGTGGGCGGTGCGGTACCCGGCCCTGGCAACGCCCCTCGCCCGGCTCGTGTGGGCCAACGGACGCTTCATCGGCTCCGTGCTGCGGGCCGCCTACCACAACCCTGCACGGCTGACGGCGCAAGACGTGGCGGGGTACGCGCTCCCCGCCCGCACACCCGGTGCCGCGCGGGGCCTCCTGGGCATGCTGCCGGAGATGGACCCGGGGGCGGCGGCCGGGCAGTTCGCCTCCATCCGCAAGCCCGCCCTCCTGGTGTGGGGCCTGCACGACCCGTGGACCCCGCTCGACCACGGGCAGCGCCTGGCAAGGGACCTCGGCGGGGCCCCCCTCGAGGTGTTCCGGGACGCCGGCCACCTCCCTCACGAAGAGCAGGCCGACCGCTTCAACGACCTGGCCGTCCGGTGGCTGCGCGGCCTCGCTGCAGGGCTCACACCTTGA
- a CDS encoding M20/M25/M40 family metallo-hydrolase: MDVLQSPVAERIVQRAHELRDEVVAELIGIAQVPAPTFHEERRALHVLERMRAAGLVDLEIDAVGNVVGRLPGQSREARPRILVAAHLDTVFPMETDVTVRFEGDLLRGPGVGDNAAGVAVLLWAPRLLREVAGTLPADVLVAGTVGEEGLGNLRGMRALMERFGDQVDAVIALDGSLGGLVRQGVGSRRLRIQVETEGGHSWGAFGNPSAIHVLCRIVSRITEIPVPKDPKTTYNVGLIEGGTAVNAIAAHAAAVIDLRSVDGASLSRLEARVREIAARQAAQAGATVHISVVGDRPVGSIPEDHPLCRAVMRAHERLGIQTRIYPSSTDANIPLAGSIPAVTIGVTLGGNGHRLDEYIQIPPLSTGLAQVALVLLALQGAPLSAPVR, from the coding sequence ATGGACGTGCTGCAATCTCCCGTGGCCGAGCGGATCGTCCAGAGAGCGCACGAACTGCGGGACGAGGTCGTCGCGGAGCTGATCGGCATCGCGCAGGTGCCCGCACCCACCTTCCACGAAGAGCGGCGTGCCCTGCACGTCCTGGAACGCATGCGGGCGGCGGGACTGGTCGACCTGGAGATCGATGCCGTCGGCAACGTGGTGGGCCGTTTGCCCGGGCAGAGCCGGGAGGCCCGGCCCCGCATCCTGGTCGCGGCCCACCTCGACACGGTCTTCCCCATGGAGACCGACGTCACCGTACGGTTCGAGGGTGATCTTCTCCGCGGCCCGGGGGTGGGCGACAACGCGGCGGGTGTGGCGGTGCTCCTGTGGGCGCCGCGGCTTCTGCGGGAGGTTGCCGGCACGCTGCCGGCCGACGTGCTCGTGGCCGGCACGGTCGGGGAAGAGGGCCTGGGCAACCTCCGGGGGATGCGGGCCCTCATGGAGCGGTTCGGCGACCAGGTCGACGCCGTGATCGCCCTGGACGGCAGCCTCGGCGGGCTGGTGCGTCAGGGCGTGGGCAGCCGGCGGCTGCGCATCCAGGTGGAGACCGAAGGCGGCCACTCGTGGGGGGCGTTCGGCAACCCGAGCGCGATCCACGTCCTGTGCCGGATCGTCAGCCGGATCACCGAGATCCCCGTCCCCAAGGACCCGAAGACCACCTACAACGTGGGCCTGATCGAGGGCGGCACGGCCGTCAACGCCATCGCCGCCCACGCTGCGGCCGTCATCGACCTCCGGTCGGTGGACGGCGCCAGCCTGAGTCGCCTGGAGGCGCGCGTGCGGGAGATCGCGGCCCGGCAGGCGGCCCAGGCCGGCGCAACCGTTCACATCTCGGTGGTGGGCGACCGCCCGGTGGGGTCGATCCCCGAGGATCACCCGCTATGCCGGGCGGTGATGCGGGCGCACGAGCGCCTGGGCATCCAGACGCGTATCTATCCTTCGAGCACGGACGCCAACATCCCCCTTGCCGGCTCGATCCCGGCGGTCACCATCGGCGTGACCCTGGGCGGGAACGGGCACCGGCTGGACGAGTACATCCAGATCCCACCCCTCAGCACCGGCCTTGCTCAGGTCGCGCTCGTGCTCCTGGCGCTCCAGGGTGCACCGCTATCCGCGCCGGTCCGATGA
- the ltaE gene encoding low-specificity L-threonine aldolase, whose product MRVIDLRSDTVTTPTPAMRRAMYEAEVGDDVYREDPTVRRLEELAAEIIGKEAALFVTSGTQGNQVAILTHTRRGDEVIVEAESHIFIYEVGGMAALAGCQARPLPGRRGALDPADVAAAIRPENVHFPRTGLVCLENTHNRAGGAVLPQHLVEAVAETARSRGVPLHLDGARIFNAAVATGRPAAELAAPADSVMFCLSKGLGAPVGSILAGSEGFIAEARRMRKLLGGGLRQAGVLAAAGIVALTEMVDRLAEDHENARRLAEGLAQLPGVAVDVAGVETNMVMVDVTDSRWTAATLSGALAEAGVRCNAVGPRRLRLVTHKDVSREDIDEALRRFESVLREAPDPARTGTVYG is encoded by the coding sequence ATGCGCGTGATCGACCTGCGAAGCGATACCGTCACGACGCCGACCCCGGCGATGCGCCGGGCCATGTACGAGGCGGAGGTCGGCGACGACGTCTACCGCGAGGACCCCACCGTTCGCCGCCTGGAGGAGCTGGCGGCGGAGATCATCGGCAAGGAGGCGGCCCTGTTCGTCACCAGCGGCACCCAGGGCAACCAGGTGGCGATCCTGACCCACACCCGGCGCGGCGACGAGGTGATCGTCGAGGCCGAGTCGCACATCTTCATCTACGAGGTGGGCGGCATGGCCGCGCTCGCCGGCTGCCAGGCCCGTCCGCTGCCCGGCAGGCGGGGCGCCCTGGACCCGGCGGACGTGGCGGCGGCGATCCGCCCGGAGAACGTCCACTTCCCCCGCACCGGCCTCGTATGCCTGGAGAACACGCACAACCGCGCCGGCGGCGCCGTCCTGCCCCAGCACCTGGTCGAGGCCGTCGCCGAGACGGCCCGCTCCCGCGGGGTACCCCTGCACCTCGACGGCGCCCGGATCTTCAACGCCGCCGTCGCCACCGGGCGCCCGGCCGCCGAGCTCGCCGCTCCGGCGGACTCGGTCATGTTCTGCCTCTCGAAGGGGCTCGGCGCCCCGGTCGGCTCGATCCTCGCCGGCAGCGAGGGCTTCATCGCCGAGGCGCGCCGCATGCGCAAGCTCCTGGGCGGCGGCCTCAGGCAGGCGGGCGTCCTCGCGGCGGCGGGGATCGTCGCCCTGACGGAGATGGTCGACCGCCTGGCGGAGGACCACGAGAACGCCCGGCGGCTGGCCGAGGGCCTGGCCCAGCTGCCGGGCGTGGCGGTGGACGTGGCGGGCGTGGAGACCAACATGGTCATGGTGGACGTCACGGACTCCCGGTGGACCGCCGCGACCCTGTCCGGGGCCCTGGCGGAGGCGGGGGTCCGGTGCAACGCCGTCGGCCCCCGCCGGCTGCGGCTGGTCACCCACAAGGACGTGTCCCGGGAGGACATCGACGAGGCGCTCCGCCGCTTCGAGTCAGTGCTGCGGGAGGCCCCCGACCCGGCGCGGACGGGCACGGTCTACGGGTAA